A window of Phycodurus eques isolate BA_2022a chromosome 5, UOR_Pequ_1.1, whole genome shotgun sequence contains these coding sequences:
- the tph2 gene encoding tryptophan 5-hydroxylase 2, whose product MQPAMMMFSSKYWSRRGLSFDSAMLDRRPPLRHTGGQMSRRPSFSPISETAGGLSQAVVFSLKNEVGCLVRALRLFQEKRVNLNHIESRASKRVANEVEIFADCSCCKKDFNELLEVLKDHVNILSFNTPAHVWATQADEEDVPWFPLKISELDQCSHRVLMYGTELDADHPGFKDELYRQRRKYFVEVAMKYKFGQPIPRIEYTQEEVRTWGVVFRELNKLYPTHACREYLKNLPLLSQHCGYRHDNIPQLEDVSHFLRERSGFTVRPVAGYLSPRDFLAGLAYRVFNCTQYIRHSTDPLYTPEPDTCHELLGHVPLLADPKFAQFSQEIGLASLGASDDDVQKLATCYFFTVEFGLCKQEGQLRAYGAGLLSSIGELRHALSEQACVRPFDPKTTCKQECLITTFQEVYFVSDSFDEAKQKMREFAKTIKRPFSVYYNPYTQSVDLLKDTRSIEDVVQDLRSDLTTVCDALGKMNTYMGI is encoded by the exons ATGCAGCCTGCCATGATGATGTTCTCCAGCAAGTACTGGAGCCGTCGTGGACTCTCCTTCGACTCTGCCATGTTGGACCGGCGCCCGCCGCTACGTCACACCGGTGGACAGATG TCACGTCGCCCGTCCTTCAGTCCCATCAGCGAGACTGCCGGCGGGCTAAGTCAGGCGGTGGTGTTTTCACTGAAGAACGAGGTGGGCTGTCTCGTCCGAGCGCTACGACTGTTCCAG GAGAAGCGTGTCAACCTAAACCACATTGAGTCGCGCGCGTCCAAGCGTGTGGCCAACGAGGTAGAGATCTTTGCTGACTGCAGCTGCTGCAAGAAGGACTTCAACGAGCTTCTGGAGGTCCTGAAAGATCACGTCAACATCCTGTCCTTCAACACGCCCGCCCATGTCTGGGCCACGCAGGCCG ATGAGGAAGACGTTCCGTGGTTTCCCCTGAAGATCTCCGAACTGGATCAGTGTTCTCACAGAGTGTTGATGTATGGAACCGAGTTGGATGCTGACCACCCg GGCTTCAAAGACGAACTTTACCGCCAGCGTCGCAAGTATTTTGTGGAGGTGGCCATGAAGTACAAGTT CGGTCAGCCCATCCCGCGCATAGAGTACACACAGGAGGAGGTCCGCACATGGGGCGTGGTCTTCAGGGAGCTCAACAAGCTGTACCCCACTCACGCCTGCAGAGAGTACCTGAAGAACCTGCCCCTGCTCAGCCAGCACTGCGGTTATCGACACGACAACATTCCTCAGCTCGAGGACGTCTCACACTtcctcagag AGAGGTCGGGTTTCACCGTGCGACCGGTCGCAGGTTACTTGTCACCCCGTGACTTCCTGGCCGGCTTGGCCTACAGAGTCTTCAATTGTACACAATATATCCGCCACAGCACCGACCCGCTCTACACGCCTGAACC GGACACGTGTCACGAGCTCCTGGGTCATGTCCCTTTGCTGGCTGATCCAAAGTTTGCTCAGTTTTCTCAGGAGATCGGTCTGGCATCTCTGGGAGCTTCTGATGACGACGTGCAGAAACTAGCCACA TGTTACTTCTTCACGGTTGAGTTTGGCCTCTGCAAACAAGAGGGTCAGTTGAGAGCTTATGGTGCTGGTTTGCTGTCATCCATTGGAGAACTCAGg CATGCGTTGTCTGAGCAGGCCTGTGTGAGGCCCTTTGACCCCAAGACCACCTGCAAGCAAGAATGTCTCATCACCACATTCCAAGAAGTTTACTTTGTCTCGGACAGCTTTGACGAGGCCAAGCAGAAGATGCG AGAGTTCGCCAAGACCATCAAGCGTCCGTTCTCTGTGTACTACAACCCCTACACGCAGAGCGTGGACCTCCTCAAAGACACGCGCAGTATTGAGGATGTGGTCCAGGATCTCCGCAGCGACCTGACCACCGTGTGCGACGCTCTCGGCAAGATGAACACCTACATGGGCATCTGA